The genomic segment TATAGATATTAGAGATTTTACGCAGCAGCCAGTTATCAGACAATCGCGCCAGGCCAATAAAGAAGCCAAGAAAAGAAGCAAAGACAATACAGAGTGCGGAAACCAACAGCGTATTGGTCAGGCCAACCAGAAACACGCGCGCGTAGGTATCGCCTTCACTGTAATCAATCAGATGCTGGACAATACCGAAGCCCGCGCTGCGCTCCAGGAAGCCGAAACCGGAGGTAATACCGCGGTTTGCCAGGTTAATGATGGTGTTGTGGATCAGATAGCCGGCAACGAGAAGTACCGCGGCGATCGCCACGATCTGATAAAACCATGCGCGAACCGCAGGATTGCTGAATGAAAAATCCCTTTTGACGGTTGGGCGTTGAGACATGTTGAAACCTCAGCAACGGAAATTCTGATGTGGGCACCGCTGGAGCGGTGCCCGGTATTCGGAGGAATTAACGTACTGGCGGTGCGTACTGAATGCCGCCACTGTTCCACAGCGCATTCTGACCACGGGCAATTTTCAGCTGGCTGTCTTTGCCGACGTTGCGGTCAAAGACTTCCTGATAGTTACCGACCTGCTTAACAATGTTGTAAGCCCATTTATTGTCGAGCTTCAGATCCTTGCCGAAATCGCCTTCGGTACCCAGCAGGTGGGCCATATCCGGCGTGGTTGGCTTCGCCGCCATTTGATCGACGTTTTTAGAGGTGATACCCATTTCTTCAGCATTCAGCATGGCAAACAGCGACCACTTCACAATCGTGAACCAGTCATCATCGCCGCGACGCACCACCGGTCCCAGAGGCTCTTTCGAGATCACTTCAGGCAGAACGATAAACTCATCAGGCTTACCCAGCTTGATGCGCAGGGCATACAGCTGAGACTGGTCAGAGGCCAGCGTATCGCAGCGGCCTGTATCCAGCGCTTTCGCGGATTCGTCAGAACGGTCGAAGGTGACCGGGGTGTACTGCATTTTGTTCGCTTTGAAATAGTCCGCCACGTTCAGCTCGGTATCGGTACCGGCCTGAATACAGACCGTTGCGCCATCCAGCTCTTTTGCACTCTTCAGGCCCGCTTTCTGGTGGGTCAGGAAGCCGATACCGTCGTAATAGTTAACGCCGGCGAAGATAAAGCCCATGCCGCCGTCACGCGCGGAGGTCCAGGTGGTGTTACGAGACAGAATATCCACCTCGCCCGACTGCAGTGCGGTAAAGCGCTCTTTGGCGGTCAGCGGGGTGTATTTCACCTTCTCTGCATCACCGAATACCGCTGCGGCCGCAGCACGACAAACATCCACATCAATACCGGTGAACTTGCCGCTGGCATCCGCGTAGGAGAAGCCAGGCAAACCATCACTGATACCACATTGAATGAAGCCTTTCTTTTTAATGGCGTCCAGAGTGGTGCCCGCGTGGGCCTGATTGGCAACGGCAAACAGAGTTGCAGCAGCAATCAACGTGGAGAGCATCATTTTTTTCATAAAGCATCCTGTGTGGCGGGATCATATTGTTATGTTTTAACGCACGCTTTGGTGCGCTTGCCTGTCTGGCTATTCACAGCTTTGCAAAGGCAGTGCCAGGTTTGCATTACTCTGAATTCCTTGGAAAGCTTTACTAATAATCGGAAGGGGATTGAAAGTTTTATTAATATCGCGCACCGGAGCGGGGCGAAAATAGATGGTTTGGTCACAGTTGGTGCAAACAGTTTCACTATATGGAAACGCTGTGAGAAAGGTAACAATTCTGTAAGGGTTTTGTAGAAGAATAGATAAAAGCCAGCGAGGATACGCTGGCTTTCAGATTTCAGAGGGGACTATCAGTAGAGAGACGTTGCCCCAGTCGGGCGGGTTTTAAAGCGGCGATGTAGCCACATATACTGATTTGGCGCGCGCATAATCTCGCGCTCAATCACGCGGTTCATATAGGCTGCTGCCTGCTGTTCGTCATCGATCGGATAATCTTTCAGCTCCGGCTGAATAACCAGTTCATATCCGCTGCCATCTTCTTTGCGGATAAGCACCACGGTCACCATCGCCGGTTTTGCCATACGTGCCAGCATCCAGGTCCCGCTGGTGGTGGCGGCCTGAGGTACAGCGAACAGCGGGGCAAACACGCTGCCTTTCGGGCCGTAATCCTGGTCTGGAGCAAACCACACCGCTTCACCCTGTTTCAGCGCCTGAACCATGCCGCGTAAGTCGCGGCGGTTAATCATCGCCTTATTAGAGCGCATACGTCCTTTGGTCTGTACCCACTCCATCAGCTTGTTATTGTGCGGACGGTACATGGCCATCATTGGCTGGCAGAGGCCCATCGCCCGGCCGCCCAGCTCAAGCGACATAAAGTGGACGCCAATGATTAAGGCACCGCGGCCATCGCTCTGCGCTGCCTGAAGATTATGCAGGCCATTAACCTTGAACCAGCGCTTAACGCGACGATCTGACCAGAACCATGCCATTCCGGTTTCTATCAGCCCCATCCCAAGGGATTCAAAGTTTCCGACGATACGGCGTTCCAACTGATCATGATCCATGTCAGGGAAACAGAGTTCAAGGTTACGGCGGGCGATGGAAACGCGGCGCTTCATAAAGCGCATTGAGGTGCGACCCATCCAGCTGCCAAGTCGGTGTAATAACGGATACGGCAGCTGTACCAGTAAAAACAGTACGCTGACGCCAAACCAGGTAAGCCAGTAACGCGGGTGCAGATAGCCCCTCTGGAACTTAGGTGAATGCTTCATAATTACTCGTATAGCGTTAAGGGATGGTGAATCTGTATTGCATTTAAGAAACGGATAGCTGCGGTACAGTAACTCAGACACCCAATCAGGACGATGGTTTAACCGGTTTCCACTACCGGCAAAAACTTTACATTCGTGGGGCGTTACGCACTGCGGTCAGAAAGGTGAGGGCGGCGGGCCTGCGAAGGCATTTCCATTGGCGCTGAGTGTACACAGGTTACAGGCCATACAGGAAGGGGGTAAGCCGAATAATCTGAGAAGAATTTTAAGAGCGAAAATTATCAGATCGCAGTCTTTGAATTATCGACGAAAAATGGACTGCCAGATTGCCTCAGTTCCTTCAGACAAGGGTATCAATTATGCATTTTGTCGGGCCATTAAAAAAGGCGCTTCCCATGCCGAGGAGCGCCTTTTATCAAACATATCACTGATTAGTATCAGTTCATGCCGTATTTTTTCAGTTTCTTACGCAGTGTTCCGCGGTTGATACCCATCATCAGGGCTGCACGGGTCTGGTTGCCACGGGTGTATTGCATCACCATGTCCAACAGAGGCTGTTCTACTTCAGCCAGTACCAGCTCATACAGGTCATTCACATCCTGACCATTCAGTTGAGCAAAATAGTTCTTCAGTGCCTGTTTGACCGAATCACGCAGTGGCTTTTGGGTCACCTGATCCTGTGAGTTCACGGTAGATACGGTCAGTACGTCAGAATTTACGCGTTGTTCGAACATAGTTCTGTCAGCTCTTTATTTCTAATTACGCAAGATTTTCGAAGTATGCCTCCAACGCCTCCAGCTGTTCGCTGGCATCCTCAATGGCGTTGAATGTGCGCCGAAACTGGTCGTTTGGGGCATGCTCCTGGAGATACCAGGAGACGTGCTTTCGGGCAATACGGTATCCTTTGCGGTGACCATAAAAGTCGTGCAGTTCCCGTAAGTGCTCGATAAGCAAGCGCTTTACTTCAGCCAGTGGCATCGGTGCCAGCAGCTCCCCAGTGTCCAGATAATGCTGGATTTCCCGGAAGATCCACGGTCTTCCCTGAGCCGCGCGTCCTATCATCAGGGCATCAGCCCCCGTATAGTCAAGCACAGCTCTGGCTTTATGCGGGTCAGTAATGTCTCCATTCGCGATAATCGGAATGGATACGTTCTGCTTAACTGTCCGAATGCTGTCGTACTCAGCTTCGCCGTTGAACAAACAGGCGCGTGTGCGTCCATGAATTGTCAGGGCCTGAATACCGCAGCGTTCAGCCAATTGGGCAATCTCTACGCAGTTGCGGTTGTCGCTGTCCCAGCCGGTGCGAATCTTTAACGTTACCGGTACGTCAACTGCATTGACCACCGCCGAGAGGATAGACTTCACCAGCTCAGGGTGCTGCAGCAGCGCCGAACCTGCCATTTTCCGATTCACTTTTTTGGCCGGGCATCCCATGTTGATGTCAATCACCTGCGCACCAGATGCAGCATTGATGCGCGCGGCTTGTGCCATCTCTTCCGGGTCACAACCTGCAATTTGCACGGTACGAATACCTGGCTCATCACTGTGTACCATACGCAACCGGGATTTATCGCTGGCCCAGACTTCAGGGTTAGACGACAACATCTCGGATACGGTCATTCCAGCGCCCATTGAATAGCAAAGGGTCCTGAACGGCCTGTCGGTGATCCCGGCCATCGGGGCTGCAATCAATCGATTACGAAGCTGGTGATTTCCTATGCGCATGAAAAAAAAGTGACCATAGTGTGTCCGCAAGGCGGCGTATATTACGCATTTTTTCAGGAAGATGAAAGGCCAAACTTTGAACAATCCACCGCAGGCGGCCTGCGAAGGGCACTGCGCTGTCGGCCTTGATTCTTTTAATTTATATAAAACAATGAATTAAAAAAATATGCTGAAATTGTATACAAAGATTTTTCTTTTTTTGTGACCAATATAACAACATTTTTCACGCCAGATTGGGTGTTATTTGGCACATGTGACGCAAGGAACGCGCTGGCACAGTTCTAATGACCTGTGCCAGCGAAATTTTAGTGACGGATACCGGTGATGCGGCACCACTCTTCTTTCTCGGCGACCGGGTCGAGTGCGAAGGTCTCTGCATAGGCTTCACAGACGCTTGCAGCCTGGCTCGCCAGCACGCCGGAAAGTCCCAAATGACCGCCGCTTTTTGGCAACACGCTAATCAGCGGCGCCAGTTCGCGTAACGGGCCAGCAAGGATATTGGCGACCACCACATCGGCGCTCAGGTTCTCCGGCTGCTGGTGGGGCAGGTAAAGCGACAGACGGTCAGAAACGCCGTTACGTTCGGCGTTATCACGGCTTGCCTGAATGGCCTGAGGATCGATATCAATGCCGATCGCCTGTGCTGCACCCAGCTTCAGTGCCGCAATGGCCAGAATGCCGGATCCACAGCCAAAATCGATCACCGTTTTACCCGCCAGATCCAGACCATCCAGCCACGCCAGGCACAGTGCGGTGGTTGGATGCGTTCCGGTACCGAAGGCGAGGCCCGGATCGAGCATCACGTTAACCGCCTCCGGGTCCGGCACATCACGCCAG from the Erwinia sp. SLM-02 genome contains:
- the fis gene encoding DNA-binding transcriptional regulator Fis, yielding MFEQRVNSDVLTVSTVNSQDQVTQKPLRDSVKQALKNYFAQLNGQDVNDLYELVLAEVEQPLLDMVMQYTRGNQTRAALMMGINRGTLRKKLKKYGMN
- the prmA gene encoding 50S ribosomal protein L11 methyltransferase, which encodes MPWIQMKINTTGAHAEELGDALIENGAVSVTFQDTHDNPVFEPLPGETRLWGDTDVIGLFDAETEMPDVIAGLEQHPMLGSGFHHKIEQIEDKDWEREWMVNFHPMRFGQRLWICPSWRDVPDPEAVNVMLDPGLAFGTGTHPTTALCLAWLDGLDLAGKTVIDFGCGSGILAIAALKLGAAQAIGIDIDPQAIQASRDNAERNGVSDRLSLYLPHQQPENLSADVVVANILAGPLRELAPLISVLPKSGGHLGLSGVLASQAASVCEAYAETFALDPVAEKEEWCRITGIRH
- the lpxP gene encoding kdo(2)-lipid IV(A) palmitoleoyltransferase, yielding MKHSPKFQRGYLHPRYWLTWFGVSVLFLLVQLPYPLLHRLGSWMGRTSMRFMKRRVSIARRNLELCFPDMDHDQLERRIVGNFESLGMGLIETGMAWFWSDRRVKRWFKVNGLHNLQAAQSDGRGALIIGVHFMSLELGGRAMGLCQPMMAMYRPHNNKLMEWVQTKGRMRSNKAMINRRDLRGMVQALKQGEAVWFAPDQDYGPKGSVFAPLFAVPQAATTSGTWMLARMAKPAMVTVVLIRKEDGSGYELVIQPELKDYPIDDEQQAAAYMNRVIEREIMRAPNQYMWLHRRFKTRPTGATSLY
- a CDS encoding amino acid ABC transporter substrate-binding protein, with product MKKMMLSTLIAAATLFAVANQAHAGTTLDAIKKKGFIQCGISDGLPGFSYADASGKFTGIDVDVCRAAAAAVFGDAEKVKYTPLTAKERFTALQSGEVDILSRNTTWTSARDGGMGFIFAGVNYYDGIGFLTHQKAGLKSAKELDGATVCIQAGTDTELNVADYFKANKMQYTPVTFDRSDESAKALDTGRCDTLASDQSQLYALRIKLGKPDEFIVLPEVISKEPLGPVVRRGDDDWFTIVKWSLFAMLNAEEMGITSKNVDQMAAKPTTPDMAHLLGTEGDFGKDLKLDNKWAYNIVKQVGNYQEVFDRNVGKDSQLKIARGQNALWNSGGIQYAPPVR
- the dusB gene encoding tRNA dihydrouridine synthase DusB, translated to MRIGNHQLRNRLIAAPMAGITDRPFRTLCYSMGAGMTVSEMLSSNPEVWASDKSRLRMVHSDEPGIRTVQIAGCDPEEMAQAARINAASGAQVIDINMGCPAKKVNRKMAGSALLQHPELVKSILSAVVNAVDVPVTLKIRTGWDSDNRNCVEIAQLAERCGIQALTIHGRTRACLFNGEAEYDSIRTVKQNVSIPIIANGDITDPHKARAVLDYTGADALMIGRAAQGRPWIFREIQHYLDTGELLAPMPLAEVKRLLIEHLRELHDFYGHRKGYRIARKHVSWYLQEHAPNDQFRRTFNAIEDASEQLEALEAYFENLA